A window from Pseudomonas moraviensis encodes these proteins:
- a CDS encoding di-heme oxidoredictase family protein, which translates to MPSLPLRLSALLLALGLSACDDAPRFTKAEPGEARSGGAATVRKSDQNAFSLPSANLPPSRRVDFSVGNSFFRSPWVIAPSTTTARDGLGPLFNTNACQNCHIKDGRGHPPAPDATNAVSMLVRLSIPDAPPYAKIIEQLGVVPEPVYGGQFQDMAVPGVAPEGKVRVDYTPVPVRFKDGTQVELRKPTLQITQLGYGPMHPDTRFSARVAPPMIGLGLLEAIPEEAILANAAAQAKENNGINGRPNRVWDDQLQKTVIGRLGWKAGQPNLNQQNVHAFSGDMGLSTSLRPFDDCTEAQTACKQAPNGNGPDGEPEVSDNILRLVLFYSRNLAVPARRGVNDPQVLAGKNLFFQAGCQSCHTPKYTTAANAAEPELANQVIRPYSDLLLHDMGEGLADNRTEFQASGRDWRTPPLWGIGLTQAVSGHTQFLHDGRARNLLEAVLWHGGEATAAQQQVLSFNAEQRAALLAFLNSL; encoded by the coding sequence ATGCCGTCGTTGCCGCTTCGCTTGTCCGCACTGTTGCTGGCCCTGGGCCTGAGTGCCTGCGATGACGCCCCGCGTTTCACCAAGGCCGAGCCGGGTGAAGCGCGATCGGGCGGTGCGGCGACCGTGCGCAAGAGTGATCAGAACGCGTTCTCCCTGCCATCGGCCAACCTGCCGCCGTCGCGGCGGGTGGATTTCAGTGTCGGCAACAGCTTCTTCCGCAGCCCGTGGGTAATTGCGCCGTCGACCACCACGGCGCGCGACGGCCTCGGCCCGTTGTTCAATACCAACGCCTGCCAGAACTGCCACATCAAGGACGGTCGCGGCCATCCTCCGGCCCCTGATGCGACCAATGCGGTGTCGATGCTGGTGCGCCTGTCGATTCCCGACGCGCCGCCCTACGCCAAAATCATCGAACAGCTCGGCGTGGTGCCGGAGCCGGTGTATGGCGGGCAGTTCCAGGACATGGCCGTGCCCGGCGTCGCCCCGGAAGGCAAGGTGCGCGTCGACTACACGCCAGTGCCCGTACGGTTCAAGGACGGCACGCAAGTGGAGTTGCGCAAACCGACCCTGCAGATCACTCAACTCGGTTACGGCCCGATGCATCCGGACACGCGTTTTTCCGCGCGGGTGGCACCGCCGATGATTGGTCTGGGCCTGCTCGAAGCAATCCCCGAAGAGGCGATCCTCGCCAACGCCGCCGCCCAGGCGAAAGAGAACAACGGCATCAATGGCCGGCCCAACCGGGTTTGGGATGACCAGTTGCAGAAAACCGTGATCGGCCGGTTAGGCTGGAAAGCCGGGCAGCCGAATCTCAACCAGCAGAATGTTCACGCGTTCTCCGGTGACATGGGCCTGAGCACCAGCCTGCGGCCTTTCGACGACTGCACGGAGGCGCAGACCGCCTGCAAACAGGCGCCGAACGGCAATGGCCCGGACGGCGAACCGGAAGTCAGCGACAACATCCTGCGTCTGGTGCTGTTCTACAGCCGCAATCTGGCGGTGCCGGCGCGCCGTGGCGTCAACGACCCACAGGTGCTGGCCGGCAAGAACCTGTTTTTCCAGGCCGGTTGCCAGTCGTGCCACACGCCCAAATACACCACCGCCGCCAACGCCGCCGAACCTGAGCTGGCCAATCAAGTGATTCGTCCGTACAGCGATTTGCTCCTGCACGACATGGGCGAAGGACTGGCGGACAACCGCACGGAATTTCAGGCCTCCGGCCGCGACTGGCGCACGCCGCCGTTGTGGGGGATTGGTCTGACGCAAGCGGTCAGCGGTCACACGCAGTTTTTGCACGACGGCCGCGCTCGCAACCTGCTCGAAGCGGTGCTCTGGCATGGCGGCGAAGCGACGGCTGCGCAGCAACAGGTTTTGTCTTTCAATGCCGAGCAGCGCGCTGCGTTGCTGGCATTTCTGAACTCACTTTAA